In Aestuariibaculum lutulentum, one DNA window encodes the following:
- a CDS encoding aminotransferase class I/II-fold pyridoxal phosphate-dependent enzyme produces MIIDCFPDRLISQNNETFLYFGGTSYLGMATLPAFQEQLFNSIKQWGTSYGSSRNANVKLAVYDEFETLFSKFIGAESALTVSSGMLAGRLVVEYFKKNKCSFFHYPNSHPAILDSSSQSVFENRFLHPDLTNAIKEDVIIVLDAVLSSEVYPTSFSFLEHISEAKQITLIIDESHSLGIVGPSGEGVFNTVEYKNIHRKIMVSSLGKALGLSGGIIVSDTDFIEILKQENLFISSSAANPAYLDAFLKSKELYSQQMQKLKDNLKFFFSELQLSSKFKYDVNYPVIYCNDESVYKLLYDNGILIANFKYPNYEGLMSRIVITANHTREDLLRLKQVLKRVT; encoded by the coding sequence ATGATTATAGATTGTTTTCCCGATAGGCTTATTTCTCAGAATAATGAAACATTTCTATATTTTGGCGGTACGTCTTATTTAGGCATGGCTACATTACCTGCTTTTCAGGAACAGTTATTTAATAGCATTAAACAGTGGGGAACCAGTTATGGTAGTTCTCGTAATGCTAATGTTAAATTGGCTGTATACGATGAATTTGAAACTTTGTTTTCAAAATTTATTGGAGCTGAAAGTGCCTTAACGGTATCTTCTGGTATGTTGGCAGGCAGACTCGTAGTTGAGTATTTTAAGAAGAATAAATGTTCGTTTTTTCATTACCCCAATAGTCATCCGGCTATTTTAGATTCTAGTAGTCAGTCTGTTTTTGAAAATAGGTTTTTACATCCAGATTTAACCAATGCTATTAAAGAAGATGTGATTATTGTTTTAGATGCTGTGTTATCTTCCGAAGTTTATCCAACATCATTTAGTTTTTTAGAACACATATCGGAAGCTAAGCAAATCACTTTAATTATCGATGAGTCTCATAGTTTGGGTATTGTAGGGCCATCGGGAGAAGGTGTTTTTAATACTGTTGAATATAAAAATATTCACAGAAAAATTATGGTGTCTTCGTTAGGTAAAGCTTTGGGATTATCTGGTGGTATAATAGTTTCTGATACTGATTTTATTGAAATACTGAAACAGGAAAATCTATTTATTTCATCATCTGCTGCAAATCCTGCGTATTTGGACGCATTTTTAAAATCTAAAGAATTATACAGTCAGCAAATGCAGAAGCTCAAGGATAATTTAAAATTCTTTTTTTCAGAATTGCAGTTGTCCTCTAAATTTAAATATGATGTAAATTATCCGGTTATTTATTGTAATGATGAATCTGTTTACAAGCTTTTGTATGATAACGGTATTCTAATAGCGAATTTTAAGTACCCCAATTATGAAGGACTAATGAGTCGAATTGTTATTACGGCCAATCATACTCGCGAGGATTTGTTGAGGTTGAAGCAAGTTTTAAAGAGAGTAACTTAA
- a CDS encoding OsmC family protein yields MTNHITTTWLGDMKFESTNPSGHNLFIDAGEESGGKGEGYRPKALMLSGLAGCSGLDVAALIKKMKLDVADFKIEIDANLTEEHPKFYDKVAMNFHFFGDNLDEKKLQRAVDLSVEKYCGVMEMFRQFADVQVNTFFNS; encoded by the coding sequence ATGACAAATCATATTACAACAACCTGGTTAGGAGACATGAAGTTTGAAAGTACTAATCCTTCAGGACACAATTTATTTATTGATGCAGGCGAAGAAAGTGGAGGAAAAGGTGAAGGCTATCGCCCGAAAGCTTTAATGTTATCTGGTTTGGCAGGTTGCTCGGGTTTAGATGTAGCGGCTTTAATTAAAAAGATGAAACTTGATGTTGCCGACTTTAAAATTGAAATTGATGCGAATTTAACTGAAGAGCACCCAAAATTTTATGATAAAGTAGCGATGAATTTTCACTTTTTTGGAGATAATTTAGATGAGAAAAAACTACAAAGAGCAGTAGACTTATCGGTTGAAAAATATTGCGGGGTTATGGAAATGTTCCGCCAATTTGCCGATGTACAGGTAAACACGT